From Streptomyces sp. NBC_01551:
AGCAGGACCAGGCCGAGCAGTCCGACGTCCTCGACGGCGGCGGTCAGACCGGCGGCGGTGAGCGCCTTCCACAGTTCGGCGTCGCTGCCGGTGCCTGCGTCGGCGAGGCGATCGTGGGTGGCGAGGTCGCCGAAGATCCGGGCGGCGAGGCCGGCCGCGGCGGCCTGTTCCTCGGTGGGGTGGAAGTCCATCAGGCCTCGCTCCCCCGGAAGACGGGCAGTTCCAGCTCTTCGTCCACGCGCAGGAACTCCAGGTGGACGGGCATGCCGATGCGGACCTTGTCGTACGGGACGCCGGTGATGTTGCTGACCATGCGGACGCCCTCGGCGAGTTCGACGAGCGCGACCGCGTACGGCGGGTCGAAGGCCGGGAACGGCGGGTGGTGCATGACGACGTAAGAGAAGACCGTGCCGGCTCCGGACGCCTCGACGGTGTCCCAGTCCGGGCTCGCGCAGGCGTTGCAGCCGGGGAGCCAAGGGAAGCGGAGCGTCGCGCAGGTGGTGCAGCGCTGGATCAGCAGCCGGTGCGCGCGGACGCCGTCCCAGAACCCCTGGTTGTCGCGGTTGATCACGGGGCGGGGGCGCTGGGCGGCCTTCTCCGCGGCCTTCTCCGCAGCCTTCTTCACGGGCTGCGGCTCTGCGGGCCGCAGCTTCGCGGGCCGCGCGTTCGTGGCCGCCGGCAGGTACTTGAGGATCCGGAAGCGGTGTGTGCCGGCGAGTTCGCCGTTCGCGTGGACGTCCATGCGGGTGGTCACGAAGTGGCCGGTGCCCAGCTTGGTCGTCTTGCGCGGCGACACCGACTCGATGACGGCGTCGAAGGTGATCGCGTCGCCGGGGCGCAGCGGCCGCAGGTACTCCTGCTCGCAGTCGGTGGCGACCACGGAGGTACAGCCCGCGCCGTCGAGGAGCGCGAGGAGTTCGTCGTAGGCGCCGGAGCGGTCGCTGTGGCCGGAGAGGCCGCCCATCGTCCAGGCCTGGAGCATGGTGGGCGGTGCGATGGCCTCCGGACCGGTGTAGGCGGGGTTGGTGTCGCCCATAGCCTCGCACCAGTGGCGGATCATCGGCTCGTTGACCGCGTCCTTGGCCCGTCCGGCGGTGGCGGCGGGCAGCCCCTCGAAGGCCTTGAGCAGCTCGTGGAACCGGGCCGCTTCTTCGTCGGCCGTGGCCGTCATCTCTTCCTCCCCTTCATGCCGAGCCGCATCATGGCGACGATCTCCCGTTGGACCTCGCTGACCCCGCCACCGAAGGTGTTGATCTGGGCGGCCCGGTTCATGCGCTCCAGCTCGCCGCCCGCGAAGGCGGCGGGGCCCCTCACGAGGGCTTCCTCGCCCACCACCTCCTGGCACATCCGGTACACCTCGACGGTGGATTCGGTGCCGAGGAACTTCACGCCGCTGGCGTCGCCGGGGGCGAGGCTGCCGCCGCCCACGTCCTGGACGAGGCGCCAGTTGAGCAGGCGTAAGGCCGCCAGCCGCGCGTGCGCCTCGGCGAGCCGGGAGCGCACCCATGGCTGGTCGGCCGGGCGCTC
This genomic window contains:
- a CDS encoding bifunctional MaoC family dehydratase N-terminal/OB-fold nucleic acid binding domain-containing protein translates to MTATADEEAARFHELLKAFEGLPAATAGRAKDAVNEPMIRHWCEAMGDTNPAYTGPEAIAPPTMLQAWTMGGLSGHSDRSGAYDELLALLDGAGCTSVVATDCEQEYLRPLRPGDAITFDAVIESVSPRKTTKLGTGHFVTTRMDVHANGELAGTHRFRILKYLPAATNARPAKLRPAEPQPVKKAAEKAAEKAAQRPRPVINRDNQGFWDGVRAHRLLIQRCTTCATLRFPWLPGCNACASPDWDTVEASGAGTVFSYVVMHHPPFPAFDPPYAVALVELAEGVRMVSNITGVPYDKVRIGMPVHLEFLRVDEELELPVFRGSEA